Sequence from the Exiguobacterium aurantiacum genome:
GTTCGATGCCTTCGGCGAGAATCGTGATGCCCATCGATTTGGTCAATTGACGTACATTTTTCAAGAATGCCCGTTTTTCGGCATCTTGGTCACAGAACGAGATATACGACCGATCGATCTTGACATAGTCCGGTTCAAGCCGTTTCAACATATCGAGCGTCGAGAAGCCCGCGCCGACATCGTCGAGGGCGACTTTCATGCCGCGCTTCTTATATGTAGAGAACACGTGTTGCAAGTGGGCCACGTCTTGCACCTTCTCCGTCTCGACGACTTCAAATATGAATCGGTCTGGACTGAGCCCGTAACGGTCAATAATCTCGAACGTATGTTGCAGGCAATAGTCCGGGTTATAGATGGTCGACGGCAAGAAGTTGATGAACGTCTTCTCGTGCGGCGCGACGGCGTGATATGTCGCTTTGATCGCTTCGGCGCGAGCGCGTTGGTCGAGTTTGGAATGAAGGCCAAAACGGTTGGCGGCCCGGAACAGTTCGCCCGGTGAGACGTTGTTCTGGCTTCTAAGAAGGGCCTCATAACCGAATCGTTCGCCTGTATCGAGGTGGACGATTGGTTGCAGATGGCTCTCGAAGTCACCGTGTTGAATCAATTCGATTGTGTCGCGGTTGGCGATTTGTTCGAGCAGGTCGCTCGCCGAGACGAGGGCGGTTTGACGTTTCGTGGCCGGATCGACACAGTACACGTCTTCCTCGACAGTGGCGAGGCGATGGGTCAATTCGTCGAACGAATCGTACGGATGGGGCTTGTCATTGACGACGACGAGGCCTCGTTCAAAAAATGGGATAGTCGTGGAGCAGGCGGTACAAGGAGACCACATAGGATCCCTCCTTTCA
This genomic interval carries:
- a CDS encoding EAL domain-containing protein, with the translated sequence MWSPCTACSTTIPFFERGLVVVNDKPHPYDSFDELTHRLATVEEDVYCVDPATKRQTALVSASDLLEQIANRDTIELIQHGDFESHLQPIVHLDTGERFGYEALLRSQNNVSPGELFRAANRFGLHSKLDQRARAEAIKATYHAVAPHEKTFINFLPSTIYNPDYCLQHTFEIIDRYGLSPDRFIFEVVETEKVQDVAHLQHVFSTYKKRGMKVALDDVGAGFSTLDMLKRLEPDYVKIDRSYISFCDQDAEKRAFLKNVRQLTKSMGITILAEGIERAEEVDVCRELGFDLAQGYYFGKPSPYSL